The following are from one region of the Aquirufa lenticrescens genome:
- a CDS encoding SprT-like domain-containing protein yields MKNKKIDSFFDHFPPKVAEYCFQLWHDYSFDFIVSKSRDSKLGDYRFSPTKGHQVTVNHNLNPYAFLVTYIHEVAHLTTYLAHKNKVLPHGQEWKTEFYNLFEPILDEDLLPADLVKVLRAYLKNPAASSNGYQPLVDILKSFDSEPPAGTPLIELAEGAHFALKNLRFIKGKLRRTRYICKELNSGRNYLVAKNAYVLPIEIS; encoded by the coding sequence ATGAAGAATAAAAAGATTGATTCCTTTTTTGATCACTTCCCACCCAAAGTTGCGGAGTACTGCTTTCAACTTTGGCATGATTATTCTTTTGACTTTATTGTCAGCAAATCGCGCGATTCTAAATTAGGCGATTACCGTTTCAGCCCAACGAAAGGCCACCAAGTCACGGTTAATCACAACCTGAACCCATACGCCTTCCTGGTCACCTACATCCACGAAGTCGCCCATTTAACCACTTACCTAGCTCACAAGAACAAGGTCCTTCCGCATGGACAGGAGTGGAAGACGGAATTCTACAACCTCTTCGAGCCCATCTTGGATGAAGACTTGCTACCCGCTGATTTAGTTAAGGTGCTCAGAGCCTATTTAAAAAATCCGGCAGCCTCCTCGAACGGCTACCAGCCTTTAGTTGACATCCTCAAAAGCTTCGACTCAGAACCGCCCGCAGGAACTCCGTTAATCGAATTAGCAGAAGGCGCACACTTTGCCTTAAAAAACCTACGCTTCATCAAAGGGAAACTTCGCCGAACCCGTTACATTTGCAAAGAATTAAATTCAGGCAGAAACTACCTGGTGGCAAAGAATGCGTACGTGTTACCGATTGAGATTTCTTAG
- the porV gene encoding type IX secretion system outer membrane channel protein PorV, translated as MKRVLTLLFITVGFTSYAQTTLVSGQINAGRIPTPTLLFLNVAPDARSAAMGDAGVALSVDANAIHWNTAKLATTEKKMGFSLSYTPWLRNLVNDMALYNVAGYTVTKKNLVFGFSVDYFDQGMFQATLDNGTSAGNFNSKEFALGISHARKLSPALSLGMNLKYINSNLLGNYQGSGGLNNALKPAETVAADISVFYSKPTTAPWKYSYGLTLSNISGKVTYGGTEKNFIPTNLRIGMAATHEIDDLNKLTFTVDLNKLMVPTPPAYVNGKMVGTDPATVSAIGGIFGSLGDAPDGISEEMKEVTTSVGAEYLFNNAFALRTGYFHESEMKGNRKYFTFGLGFKMDQKYGLDFAYLVPSGQGSPLANTLRLTLIAGINQPVK; from the coding sequence ATGAAAAGAGTCCTAACCCTTTTATTTATTACTGTTGGATTCACGTCCTACGCTCAAACAACCTTAGTTTCTGGCCAAATCAATGCCGGCCGCATACCCACTCCTACCCTCTTATTCTTAAACGTAGCTCCTGATGCTCGTTCGGCGGCAATGGGTGATGCTGGGGTCGCTTTATCAGTGGATGCAAATGCGATTCACTGGAATACCGCAAAGTTAGCTACCACTGAGAAAAAAATGGGTTTTTCCTTGTCTTACACGCCATGGTTGCGAAACCTGGTAAACGATATGGCGCTTTACAATGTGGCGGGATATACAGTGACGAAAAAGAACTTGGTGTTTGGGTTCTCTGTTGATTATTTCGATCAAGGGATGTTCCAAGCCACGTTAGATAATGGTACAAGTGCAGGTAATTTTAATTCCAAAGAATTCGCCTTAGGCATCTCTCACGCTAGAAAATTATCCCCAGCCCTTTCATTAGGGATGAATTTAAAATACATTAACTCGAACTTATTAGGTAATTACCAAGGGAGCGGTGGATTGAACAATGCCTTAAAACCTGCTGAAACGGTGGCGGCCGACATTTCAGTGTTTTATTCGAAACCGACCACGGCTCCATGGAAATACAGCTACGGCTTGACCCTTTCAAACATCTCGGGTAAGGTAACGTATGGCGGAACAGAGAAAAACTTCATTCCTACGAATTTACGTATCGGAATGGCGGCGACGCATGAAATCGATGACCTGAACAAATTGACCTTTACGGTTGATTTAAACAAATTAATGGTCCCTACGCCTCCTGCTTACGTGAATGGAAAAATGGTCGGAACTGATCCGGCGACGGTTTCGGCGATTGGTGGTATTTTTGGTTCCCTAGGGGATGCACCTGATGGCATCAGCGAAGAGATGAAAGAGGTGACTACGTCTGTGGGCGCGGAATATTTGTTCAATAATGCCTTTGCGTTAAGAACGGGTTATTTTCACGAGAGTGAAATGAAGGGAAATCGCAAGTACTTTACCTTTGGTTTAGGCTTTAAGATGGACCAAAAATACGGCTTGGACTTCGCCTACCTCGTTCCAAGTGGACAAGGAAGTCCCTTAGCGAACACCTTACGTTTAACGCTCATTGCGGGCATTAATCAGCCAGTAAAATAA
- a CDS encoding M16 family metallopeptidase, which produces MLDRSVAPAAFPVEKVLFPKPLQYTLANGIEVWVVSAGEQEVFKFELSTKAGAIHSSLAGLAGMTASLMKRGTSTRTAQEIHQDFDFFGAFWDIQANLDHGTFTVYGLSKHFNSLIPLVSEILQDATFPAEEVEKEIEIERQKTKLNWEKTSYSASQKFRAQVFPNDPYGRFTVAEDFDKLDRAALIQQYATTWASQKPVIFLSGKISEEQIAYLDQTLGKIKYASSELTIPALSIALNPIKIREEKEGSVQSSIRFGLPAISRTHPDYFKFSLMNTVLGGYFGSRLQKNIREDKGFTYGISSSLAPYPRGGYWVVGTDVNGENVDATLAEIKKEITILQTELIPQEELEIVQNYLMGSFTGELTQAFDIAEKVRVIQLNGLAPDFYDQFQDQVLKIQAQDIRDMATKYLNLDLMHEVIVG; this is translated from the coding sequence ATGTTAGATCGCAGCGTCGCACCAGCCGCCTTTCCGGTGGAGAAAGTTTTATTTCCCAAACCCCTGCAGTATACCTTAGCCAACGGCATTGAAGTGTGGGTGGTTTCTGCAGGAGAGCAAGAAGTTTTTAAATTTGAATTAAGTACGAAAGCGGGGGCGATTCATAGTTCTTTGGCGGGATTAGCTGGAATGACAGCGTCTTTAATGAAGCGCGGAACTAGTACTCGCACAGCGCAGGAAATTCACCAGGATTTTGATTTTTTCGGAGCCTTCTGGGATATACAAGCGAATCTTGATCACGGTACGTTTACCGTATATGGATTATCGAAGCACTTTAATTCCCTTATTCCGCTCGTTTCTGAAATACTTCAGGATGCGACTTTCCCAGCGGAAGAAGTCGAAAAAGAGATTGAGATCGAACGTCAAAAAACGAAACTGAACTGGGAGAAAACCTCCTATTCTGCTAGCCAGAAATTTCGTGCTCAAGTTTTCCCAAACGACCCCTATGGCCGTTTTACGGTGGCAGAGGATTTTGACAAATTAGACCGTGCAGCACTTATCCAGCAGTATGCAACAACGTGGGCATCTCAAAAACCGGTCATTTTCCTTTCTGGTAAGATCTCCGAAGAGCAAATCGCTTATTTAGATCAGACGCTTGGAAAAATTAAGTATGCAAGCTCAGAACTAACAATTCCAGCACTTTCAATCGCTTTGAATCCCATCAAAATTCGGGAAGAAAAAGAGGGATCCGTGCAAAGCTCTATTCGATTTGGTTTGCCTGCGATTTCCAGAACGCATCCTGATTATTTTAAGTTTAGCTTAATGAATACGGTCTTGGGCGGATATTTCGGTTCGAGATTACAGAAAAATATTCGAGAAGATAAAGGTTTCACCTACGGCATTTCGTCTAGCCTTGCACCTTATCCACGCGGTGGGTATTGGGTGGTTGGTACGGATGTGAATGGGGAGAATGTGGATGCGACTTTGGCAGAAATTAAAAAGGAAATCACCATTCTTCAAACTGAATTGATACCGCAGGAAGAACTTGAAATCGTCCAAAATTACCTGATGGGCAGCTTCACAGGAGAACTGACGCAGGCTTTTGACATCGCTGAAAAAGTGCGCGTGATTCAATTAAACGGGTTAGCGCCTGATTTTTATGATCAATTTCAGGACCAGGTACTAAAAATCCAGGCCCAGGATATTAGAGACATGGCTACTAAATACCTGAACCTGGATTTGATGCACGAGGTGATCGTGGGGTAA
- a CDS encoding PfkB family carbohydrate kinase — MSLLSIGTVAFDALETPYGKTDKIIGGSCTYIALSAAFFLPKVNVVAVVGDDFPQEYMDTLTSRGINLDGLQIKKGEKSFFWAGKYHNNMNSRDTLVTELNVLADFKPEIPASYQDCDYLMLGNLTPQVQIEAIQGLNKRPKLVVMDTMNFWMDVAMDDLKRVLTMVDVLCINDEEARQLSEQYSLRTAAKMIMAMGPKTLIIKKGEHGALLFQGDRMFYCPALPLEDVFDPTGAGDTFVGGFIGYLAKTDDISFENMRRAIVHGSAMASFCVEKFGTERLFEITEADLASRVNEFRELATF; from the coding sequence ATGAGCTTATTATCTATTGGAACCGTTGCGTTCGACGCCTTAGAAACCCCTTACGGAAAGACCGATAAAATCATCGGTGGATCTTGTACGTACATCGCTTTATCTGCGGCTTTCTTTTTGCCAAAGGTGAATGTAGTAGCCGTAGTGGGAGATGATTTTCCACAAGAATACATGGACACTTTGACGTCTCGCGGCATCAATTTGGACGGTTTACAAATCAAGAAAGGGGAGAAATCGTTCTTTTGGGCAGGTAAATACCACAACAACATGAATTCACGTGACACTTTAGTGACGGAATTGAACGTGTTAGCTGATTTCAAACCAGAAATACCTGCGTCTTACCAAGATTGTGATTATTTAATGTTAGGAAACCTGACGCCACAAGTGCAAATCGAGGCGATTCAAGGGCTAAACAAACGCCCCAAATTAGTCGTAATGGACACCATGAACTTCTGGATGGATGTGGCGATGGACGATTTGAAGCGTGTGTTGACGATGGTGGATGTGCTTTGCATTAATGATGAGGAAGCTCGTCAATTATCTGAGCAATACTCTCTTCGCACTGCTGCTAAGATGATTATGGCGATGGGACCTAAGACCTTGATTATTAAGAAAGGGGAGCACGGTGCCTTATTGTTCCAAGGAGATCGCATGTTCTATTGCCCTGCACTTCCATTAGAGGATGTTTTCGATCCGACTGGCGCGGGCGATACGTTCGTAGGAGGATTCATTGGTTACCTAGCAAAGACGGACGATATTTCGTTTGAAAACATGCGCCGCGCGATCGTTCACGGATCTGCGATGGCTTCTTTCTGTGTGGAGAAATTCGGTACAGAGCGTTTATTCGAAATCACGGAAGCTGATTTAGCGAGCCGTGTGAATGAATTCAGAGAGTTAGCTACGTTCTAA
- a CDS encoding GtrA family protein, with protein sequence MSDKKAPLFNQKDLFAYFVVAGLGACVQLLAGGLIKDWFRVSYEDSILPAYFIALVVGFFLTKLFAFNARQSQQTRREMFKYVLVASFSGIITWLFSTIPYEFIHSHHPDLFFAIPYSVKKLNITQIATTLHGMGYSFVSNYILHKTFTFKSSGFYDRFKDLIK encoded by the coding sequence TTGAGCGACAAGAAAGCCCCCCTCTTTAATCAGAAAGACTTATTCGCCTACTTCGTGGTGGCTGGATTAGGGGCTTGTGTTCAACTGCTCGCTGGCGGATTAATCAAGGATTGGTTCCGCGTCTCATATGAGGATTCCATTCTCCCTGCTTATTTCATTGCCTTAGTGGTGGGTTTTTTCCTAACCAAACTGTTTGCTTTTAACGCACGCCAAAGTCAGCAAACCAGACGCGAGATGTTCAAGTATGTCCTAGTGGCCAGCTTTTCAGGCATCATTACCTGGCTTTTCAGTACGATTCCTTACGAATTCATTCACTCGCATCATCCTGATCTCTTTTTTGCCATTCCCTATTCGGTCAAAAAACTAAATATCACACAGATAGCGACAACCCTTCATGGGATGGGTTATAGTTTTGTCTCGAATTACATCTTGCACAAGACCTTTACCTTCAAATCAAGCGGCTTTTACGATCGCTTCAAAGACCTAATAAAATAG
- the porU gene encoding type IX secretion system sortase PorU: protein MRFLSISLFLLLAAFAGRAQNSVLASGQWLKVGITQSGIYQITPTWLSSLGLKASSIGVYGHELGELPQANSAARPIDLQAIPFLKQGDKILFYGEKFIHHYSDTTFYFIRLDDPAPKGITDFPSVTASTTALDYGYSRFHYEPETYNLLQSGREWLGDGFFGNVNRTIQYPLADYKTGIPSLLSGRLASSSVAPGTFTFSIPGNTIAPIRFPATTGGRYDQKAFLQTFSASVNPEIKDQSWTWNLAYSNTTGSGYIDYIDLHYPRKFNATIENPHYFLPNKTDSTFSISIQNRQANHLVWIKLAGKSWQNVSSLAFNKVAPGAELLIFDPAKAADPKTGENLANQNIRADASADLLILSSPSILPAAKLLASYKNSKGIATKAYSTKEIYNEFSAGKTDVTAIRDFIRVKKPRYVLLLGDATVDYKGINKVATAIERQNYVPSYESRESLQPLQTYVSDDYFGLIADNQGEWLEGNEAMNEPIAVGIGRIPARSFEEANTVVNKLISYETRAQLQPYRFAWLADDGDANIHVQDAEDFARLIPEAYQVQKTYLDQFPQEVNNGFYTSAAGKKASLALFNRDADFIHFLGHGSESAWTDEKIITNNEIQTLKNSRHLPLLLTATCQFGRFDDPNQLSGAELSLLSNQGGAIGLISTTRPVFQSSNYLFGQAFYRQLANHLTDKNYRLGDLFKDAKNDSQSGVINRNITLLGDPTYALPWNQQALTIRLDTLASGIIQGQTTPSIDGEIRLFYFGEDTPMQTLGTKTDKFSYLISGDLVAINSAKVEKGKFSLGNVPAARLKWTARTTAETYGGGMKSVLKTTSEAKEVNAPVLTASLLNESDPLACSPNPLLQIKISDASSLRLVGPKGEKALISINDTLEIPFSDIFTPEPGNSKQGTVTFPFESLAPGLYKIKANVFDVHTNQGFCSFEFRVSADAKEQGSLRIYPNPITERTSFSFLQEKRWTSYRYKLKIYSNLGKQMLEKSGTVLGSDSLNQTFTIDWSTAEKSQLDFINYYQIEITYDDGTPFRSFSGRIGNIK from the coding sequence TTGAGATTTCTTAGCATTTCCCTTTTCCTGCTTTTGGCGGCATTTGCAGGACGTGCCCAAAACTCTGTCCTAGCCAGTGGCCAATGGCTGAAAGTGGGGATCACACAATCCGGCATTTACCAAATCACACCTACTTGGCTTTCCTCATTAGGCTTAAAAGCAAGTTCAATCGGTGTCTATGGACACGAATTAGGCGAATTACCCCAGGCAAACTCCGCTGCTAGGCCCATCGATTTACAAGCGATTCCCTTCCTGAAACAAGGAGATAAAATCTTGTTTTATGGAGAGAAATTTATTCACCACTACAGCGATACTACTTTCTATTTCATCCGCTTAGATGATCCGGCGCCTAAAGGTATTACGGATTTTCCGTCGGTCACGGCTAGCACAACAGCTTTAGATTATGGCTATAGTCGTTTTCACTACGAGCCAGAAACGTACAATCTCTTGCAATCAGGCCGAGAATGGCTGGGAGATGGCTTTTTTGGCAATGTGAACCGAACGATTCAATATCCTTTAGCAGACTACAAAACGGGGATTCCGAGCTTGCTCTCAGGCAGATTAGCCTCCTCCTCTGTCGCACCGGGCACGTTTACGTTCAGTATTCCAGGGAACACCATTGCACCCATTCGTTTTCCTGCCACAACAGGCGGTCGTTATGACCAAAAAGCTTTTTTACAAACCTTTTCCGCTTCCGTAAATCCAGAGATTAAGGACCAAAGCTGGACCTGGAATTTAGCTTATAGCAATACCACAGGTTCCGGCTATATCGATTATATCGACCTTCACTACCCTCGAAAATTCAATGCCACGATCGAGAATCCGCATTATTTTTTACCTAATAAAACCGATTCTACTTTCAGCATCAGTATTCAAAATCGCCAAGCAAACCACTTAGTATGGATCAAGCTCGCCGGCAAAAGCTGGCAAAATGTAAGCTCTCTCGCTTTTAACAAAGTAGCCCCTGGCGCTGAATTGTTGATTTTTGATCCGGCAAAAGCGGCAGACCCGAAAACGGGCGAAAACCTAGCGAATCAAAACATTCGGGCTGACGCCTCCGCGGATTTATTAATCCTTTCTAGCCCTTCCATCCTTCCAGCTGCAAAACTGCTAGCATCCTATAAAAACTCCAAAGGCATTGCTACCAAGGCCTATTCTACAAAAGAAATCTACAACGAATTCTCTGCGGGTAAAACAGACGTGACGGCAATTCGCGATTTCATTCGGGTTAAAAAACCTCGATATGTCCTATTATTAGGCGATGCTACGGTGGATTATAAAGGAATCAACAAAGTCGCCACCGCCATTGAAAGACAGAATTATGTACCGAGCTATGAAAGTCGCGAGTCCTTGCAACCATTGCAGACCTATGTTTCGGATGATTATTTCGGCTTGATTGCTGACAACCAAGGCGAGTGGCTCGAAGGCAATGAGGCGATGAACGAACCAATAGCAGTAGGAATTGGCCGTATACCGGCTAGGTCATTTGAAGAGGCGAATACAGTAGTCAATAAATTAATCAGTTACGAGACGCGCGCTCAGCTGCAACCCTATCGCTTTGCTTGGCTAGCCGATGACGGCGACGCTAACATTCACGTGCAAGATGCGGAAGACTTTGCGCGCTTGATCCCTGAAGCCTATCAAGTCCAAAAAACTTACCTCGATCAGTTTCCTCAGGAAGTGAATAACGGATTTTATACCTCAGCAGCTGGCAAAAAAGCCAGCTTAGCACTATTTAACCGCGATGCCGACTTTATCCATTTCTTAGGCCACGGATCAGAGTCCGCCTGGACAGACGAGAAAATCATCACGAATAACGAGATTCAAACGCTCAAAAACAGCCGACATCTTCCCCTTTTGTTAACAGCGACTTGCCAGTTTGGCCGTTTTGACGACCCTAACCAATTGTCTGGAGCAGAATTGAGCCTCTTATCAAATCAGGGTGGGGCAATCGGACTTATTTCTACAACACGACCTGTCTTTCAGAGCAGCAATTACCTATTCGGCCAAGCCTTTTATAGACAATTAGCTAACCATCTAACAGATAAAAACTACCGACTCGGAGATTTATTCAAGGATGCGAAAAACGATAGTCAATCAGGTGTGATTAATCGCAATATCACGCTATTGGGCGACCCTACGTATGCACTTCCGTGGAATCAGCAGGCACTTACAATCCGACTAGACACCTTGGCTTCAGGAATCATTCAAGGTCAAACGACACCCAGCATTGATGGGGAGATTCGCTTGTTTTATTTTGGAGAAGATACGCCTATGCAGACGTTGGGAACCAAAACGGATAAATTCAGCTATCTCATTTCAGGGGATTTAGTGGCCATCAACAGTGCAAAGGTCGAAAAAGGTAAATTTAGCCTGGGGAATGTGCCAGCAGCTAGATTAAAATGGACCGCACGAACAACGGCGGAAACGTATGGCGGAGGAATGAAAAGTGTTTTAAAAACGACTTCAGAGGCAAAAGAAGTAAACGCGCCGGTACTGACAGCCAGCCTTCTGAATGAATCTGATCCACTGGCATGCTCTCCTAATCCGTTATTGCAAATCAAGATTAGCGATGCGAGTTCCCTACGACTCGTAGGCCCTAAAGGCGAAAAAGCGCTGATCTCCATCAACGATACCTTGGAAATTCCCTTCTCTGATATATTTACCCCCGAGCCAGGAAATAGCAAACAAGGCACCGTTACCTTCCCATTTGAATCACTAGCTCCCGGGTTGTATAAAATCAAGGCAAATGTGTTCGACGTACATACGAATCAAGGATTTTGTTCGTTTGAATTCCGGGTTTCGGCAGATGCAAAAGAGCAAGGTTCGCTCCGAATTTACCCGAATCCGATAACAGAGCGGACGAGCTTTTCATTTTTACAAGAGAAACGCTGGACAAGCTATCGTTACAAGCTAAAAATTTATAGTAACTTAGGGAAGCAAATGCTCGAAAAGTCGGGAACGGTCCTAGGAAGTGATTCCTTAAACCAAACTTTCACGATCGATTGGAGTACGGCAGAAAAGAGCCAATTAGATTTTATTAACTATTACCAAATAGAGATTACGTACGACGATGGAACTCCATTTAGAAGCTTCAGCGGTCGTATTGGAAATATAAAATAA
- the cysS gene encoding cysteine--tRNA ligase, giving the protein MQPLKIYNTLSREKELFTPIHENHVGLYVCGPTVYNYAHLGNVRTFTSFDILNRYLLHIGYKVRYVRNITDVGHLVGDGDEGEDKIGKMAKLEKLEPMEIVHRFTQDFHQVLEKFNLLPPNIEPTATGHIVEQIETTKSLIEKGLAYESNGSVYFDIETYNNNGGNYGHLSGRVIEDLLTETRDLDGVGEKRSPLDFALWKKAAPEHIMRWPSPWGEGFPGWHLECTCMSHKYLGDTFDIHGGGMDLKFPHHECEIAQAKGAYDRAPVRYWMHTNMLTVNGQKMSKSLGNSFLPAELIAGNHPLLDQAYSPMTVRFFMLQSQYRSTLDFSNDALKAAQKGYKKIANGLRIIKKLAYPADITANPDAAQEKEIKDAIQGCYDGMNDDLNTAVAIAHLFTLLKKINSLYTGALAFESISAETFSNLQRSYISILEDVLGIIEEVPAEMNGLTEELLQLYKGFKESRQYDKVDEIRGAFKSAGLLIKDMKNSIDWGYEE; this is encoded by the coding sequence ATGCAGCCCTTAAAGATATACAATACCTTGAGTCGTGAAAAAGAACTTTTCACCCCGATACACGAAAATCACGTCGGACTTTATGTCTGCGGACCCACGGTATACAATTATGCCCACTTGGGCAATGTGCGCACGTTTACGTCTTTTGACATCTTAAATCGCTATTTATTGCATATCGGATATAAGGTGCGTTATGTACGTAACATTACGGACGTAGGTCACTTAGTGGGTGACGGCGATGAGGGCGAGGATAAGATTGGGAAGATGGCCAAATTGGAAAAATTAGAGCCGATGGAAATCGTTCATCGCTTTACCCAAGACTTCCACCAAGTATTAGAAAAGTTCAATCTGCTCCCTCCTAACATAGAGCCTACGGCAACAGGACATATCGTGGAGCAAATCGAGACCACAAAATCCTTAATTGAAAAAGGTTTAGCTTACGAATCGAATGGTTCGGTGTATTTTGACATTGAAACCTATAATAATAATGGCGGCAATTATGGACATCTGTCTGGCCGCGTGATTGAAGACTTATTAACTGAAACGCGTGACTTAGATGGTGTGGGGGAAAAGCGCAGTCCATTGGATTTTGCGCTATGGAAAAAAGCCGCTCCGGAACATATCATGCGCTGGCCATCTCCTTGGGGAGAGGGTTTCCCAGGCTGGCACTTAGAATGTACTTGCATGAGCCACAAATACTTAGGCGACACATTTGACATTCATGGCGGTGGAATGGATTTAAAATTCCCGCACCACGAATGTGAAATTGCACAAGCAAAAGGGGCCTATGACCGCGCTCCGGTACGTTACTGGATGCACACAAATATGTTAACCGTTAATGGCCAAAAAATGAGTAAATCCCTGGGGAACTCGTTTTTACCGGCTGAGTTAATTGCCGGAAATCACCCGCTATTAGATCAAGCTTACAGCCCCATGACGGTACGTTTCTTTATGTTGCAGTCACAATACCGCAGCACTTTGGACTTCTCAAACGATGCCTTAAAAGCAGCCCAAAAAGGATACAAGAAGATTGCAAACGGTTTGCGCATCATTAAAAAGTTAGCTTATCCTGCAGATATTACCGCGAACCCGGATGCTGCCCAAGAAAAGGAAATTAAAGACGCCATTCAAGGTTGTTACGACGGAATGAATGATGACTTGAACACGGCAGTAGCGATTGCGCACTTGTTTACCTTGTTGAAGAAAATCAATTCGCTTTACACGGGAGCATTGGCCTTCGAATCTATTTCTGCTGAAACATTTTCGAATTTACAGCGTTCTTATATCAGCATTTTAGAAGACGTCCTTGGGATTATTGAAGAGGTCCCTGCTGAGATGAATGGTTTGACAGAGGAACTTCTTCAGCTCTACAAGGGTTTCAAGGAAAGTAGACAATACGACAAAGTAGACGAAATCCGCGGCGCCTTCAAATCTGCTGGATTATTGATTAAAGACATGAAAAACTCCATCGA